Below is a genomic region from Pirellulales bacterium.
GTGCGCAGTGTTCGAACAATCTGAAGCAGATTGGCCTGGCGATCCTCAACTATCACGATTCGTACAACAAGCTGCCGATCGGCGCCAGTGCGCAGAAGAACACGATATCCGGAGTCTCTACCTATAGCTGGGGTAATTCCTGGTGGGTGGGCATTCTGAATTATGCGGAAGGGTCCGCCGTCGCGGCACAGTGGAGCAATGCCCTGCCGAACAACGCCTTGGTGGGCTGGTCCGGCATGGGTACGAGTACAGGGTTGCCATCTCTCAATCCCAACGCCTATCTGGTCGGAAATCCCACCAGTAATTCAACGAATCCGCAGGGCTACCGCCCCGCGTTCATGCTTTGCCCGTCGAGCCCGCTTCCGCCCACATATACGGGTTCGATTGTTTCGGGTTTTCAATCTCAAATCGTGATGCCCACCTACACGGGCGTGGCGGGCGCGGTTTGCCTTGCGGCAGTTCCTGATGGTGCGGGAGATACGACCGCTGTAACGATCAACAATATTCCCGGCGTTTATGGCCTCGGCCCTGATCCCACCACGGGAGCCGCGAAAGTGACTGACTCGCGTGCTCAGATCACAAATTGCAACCAAGGGGTCATTGGCGCCAATGGGTCTTTGTTCCCTGGTAAGGGTGTCGGCCTGGCAGGACTTTCCGACGGCACCAGCAACACCATGCTGGTGGCCGAACAATCTGGGTGGCAGTATTATGCCTCAGCCGGGGCCGGACTACCGGGCAAGCAAGGCGATTTCCGTTCGACGGCAGTGTTCGGTGCGTTCACCGGAACCAGTTGCAACGGCACACCGCCCAATATGGTTGTAGGGACTGGTTCGTCGACTGTTAGCGCGTTCGGCATCACGACGGTCCGTTGGCCGGTCAATGCCTTCTCCTCGCGCTCCCCGCAGCTCACAAGCAGCACCGCGGGTAGTAGCTATCCGCTGATCCCAAGCTTGTCGGCCACGATTAATGACGGAGGTGGCTCTCAAGTCCCATTTGGTGTCTGCCCGACTGCGGGTATATCTCCCAGTGTATCTATGACTGGAGCCAACAATCCGATTCAGTCGCAGCATCCCGGCGGCGCGCTCGTGCTGATGGGTGACGGATCGGCGAAGATGCTCAAGAACGAGACCGACATGATCACGCTCAAGCGGTACGCCGTCCGCGACGATCGACTGGTCATTTCCGACACGATCAACTAACGGCCAGCGGCGTTGACGTACGAAGAATCTATGACCCCGCGACGGGCTCTTTCCCCGCCGCGGGGTTTTTTTACGCGCTCTGGCGATAGGATGATCACCCACCGCGTGCCTCTGCCGGCAATGTGCCCGTGGGTTGTGCTGTGCGCATCGAAATCAAAACGTTGACCTTCGCCCGCTCACGTTTCGTCACACGTCGATCGACGTATATCGGGTTGAGATGGGGTGCGGCGCACCCGGCGAATCCGCGCGAGTGAGCAGGTATTGCGTCGTGCACGTG
It encodes:
- a CDS encoding DUF1559 domain-containing protein, whose translation is MSRSSPTSRRRGAFTLVELLVVIAIIGILIALLLPAVQMAREAARRAQCSNNLKQIGLAILNYHDSYNKLPIGASAQKNTISGVSTYSWGNSWWVGILNYAEGSAVAAQWSNALPNNALVGWSGMGTSTGLPSLNPNAYLVGNPTSNSTNPQGYRPAFMLCPSSPLPPTYTGSIVSGFQSQIVMPTYTGVAGAVCLAAVPDGAGDTTAVTINNIPGVYGLGPDPTTGAAKVTDSRAQITNCNQGVIGANGSLFPGKGVGLAGLSDGTSNTMLVAEQSGWQYYASAGAGLPGKQGDFRSTAVFGAFTGTSCNGTPPNMVVGTGSSTVSAFGITTVRWPVNAFSSRSPQLTSSTAGSSYPLIPSLSATINDGGGSQVPFGVCPTAGISPSVSMTGANNPIQSQHPGGALVLMGDGSAKMLKNETDMITLKRYAVRDDRLVISDTIN